The uncultured Cohaesibacter sp. genome includes the window GATCTGCTGCTGATCGACGGTGGACGCGGCCAGCTGAATGCGGTTCTCGAAATTCTTGCCGATCTCGGCATCCATGACCTCCCCGTCGTCGGCGTTGCCAAGGGACCGGACCGCGATGCGGGCCGCGAACATTTCCACCTGCCCGGCAAGGACAGCTTCATGCTCCCCTTGCGCGACCCGGTGCTCTACTTCATCCAGCGCCTGCGCGACGAGGCCCACCGTTTTGCCATCGGCACCCATCGCGCCAAAACGCTCCAAGCAGATTGCCCAGACCGGCCTTGAGGACATCCCCGGCATCGGTCCGGCCCGCAAGAGGGCGTTGCTACATCACTTCGGAACCGCAAAGGCGGTGCGCGGAGCAGCCCTGTCAGATCTGCTGGCGGTTGATGGCATTTCCGAACAGATGGCTCAGGCCATCCACGCCTATTTTAATGAAGATGACGCCTGATGCGCACCAAAGTGTTATGCCGCATTGACGGCAGACAGGCAGTCATGCTTTGAAGAAGGCCGGGACCGAGATACCGACCGCTCTCTGCAAGGAACCGAATAAATGAATGGTGCCAAGACATTCAGCCTACCAAACCTGCTGACTTTTGCGCGCATCCTTGCCGTACCCGGCGTGGTGTTCTTCATGCTCTGGCCAACGCTGGACTGGACGCGCTGGACGGCACTTGGCATCTTCGCTCTCGCTGCCATCACCGACTTTTTCGACGGCTATCTGGCGCGGCGCTGGAACCTGCAATCCGCGCTCGGCCGCATGCTGGACCCGATCGCCGACAAGTTGCTCGTCTCGGTCTGCATCCTCATGCTGGCAATGGACGGCTCGCTCTACGGCTGGCACATCTGGTCTGGCGTGATCATCCTCTGCCGCGAAATTCTTGTTTCCGGCTTGCGCGAATTTCTTGCTGATCTGCAGGTCAGCGTGCCGGTGACGCGCCTTGCCAAATGGAAAACCACCGCCCAACTGGTTGCGCTCGGCTTCTTGCTCGCAGGCCCGGCTGGCGACAAGGTTCTTCCGTTCAACAGCGAAATCGGACTGATCCTTCTTTGGCTGTCCGCACTGCTCACGCTTTACACCGGCTACGACTATTTCCGCGCAGGCATGAAGTATCTACTCAACGACTGAACCACCCGACGGCCTGTCAGCCGACAGAGACGCTTTGCACGGTGCTCTTGTTCGATGGGCACTGAATCGCACATACTGATGTTTTGGGCCCTTCGGGACCTACCCGCAACGCTTTCACACGAAAGCAGCCATGAGGGGTTG containing:
- the pgsA gene encoding CDP-diacylglycerol--glycerol-3-phosphate 3-phosphatidyltransferase, producing MNGAKTFSLPNLLTFARILAVPGVVFFMLWPTLDWTRWTALGIFALAAITDFFDGYLARRWNLQSALGRMLDPIADKLLVSVCILMLAMDGSLYGWHIWSGVIILCREILVSGLREFLADLQVSVPVTRLAKWKTTAQLVALGFLLAGPAGDKVLPFNSEIGLILLWLSALLTLYTGYDYFRAGMKYLLND